One window of Thermocoleostomius sinensis A174 genomic DNA carries:
- the psaM gene encoding photosystem I reaction center subunit XII — MDLSNTQVYIALVVALIPAVLAFRLSTELYK, encoded by the coding sequence ATGGATCTATCAAATACCCAAGTCTACATCGCGCTGGTCGTGGCGCTAATCCCCGCTGTCCTTGCCTTCCGCTTATCGACTGAACTGTACAAGTAG